From Quercus lobata isolate SW786 chromosome 11, ValleyOak3.0 Primary Assembly, whole genome shotgun sequence:
ATTTCTCAAAAACTCTGGATTAGTTGAGAGAGATTTTATCAAGGCACTTGGATCCTTCACCCAAAGGCAGCAACAATCTAGAGTTGTAAGGAACCATTTATGTGCATTCAAAGTAAAAGAGTTTGCACCCTCAATCCCATTAATGAAATGACGGGACTCTGGGCAAATGCAAGCACTTCCAGCATATGCAGCATCAACATGAACCCATATGTTAAAATCTTTTGCTACTTCACACAATGGTCCTATTGGATCAATAGCATTTGTTGAGGTTGTCCCAACTGTGGCACATAGAAATAATGGGACTAGCCCAGCTTCAACATCTGCATGAACTGCATCTCTTAGAGAGTTTGGGCATAACCCAAATGAATTTGACTTCGTAGTTTTGATGGCTCGGAAGTTCTTTGTGTGGATTCCAGCAATTTGAGCTGCCTTTTGCAGTGCACTATGTGTTTGGTCAGACCCATAGACCACCAACTTTTCCAACTTCTCACTCCCACATCGGTTTAGCATCTGATCCCTCGCTGCAGCTAGAGTACACAAAATGGCCTCACAAGTATTCCCTTGCAATACACCTCCACCATTGCCTTTGAAAAGGAAAGACTTTGGTAGCATAAGCATTTCTCCAAGCCAATCCATGACAATACATTCTAGCTCAGTTGCAGCTGGTGATGACATCCAATTGAATCCGACTACATTAAAGCCAGTGCTTAGAATTTCACCAAGAAAACCTGCAGTGCTACCACTTGAAGGGAAGTAGGCAAAGTAATTAGGACTCTGCCAATGTGTGATCCCAggtataatatatttttgcaCATCTTGGATGATGGTTTCAATTGATTCAGGATAATAGGGGGCAGATTCTGGCAAGAGTTTTTTAAGGTAACCTGGCTCAACTTGGCTTAGGACTTTGTAACTCTCTATATTTTGGTAATAATCAGCAATGAAGTCAATCAACATGTGGCCTTGCCTCCTGAATTCCTCTAGGTCTAGAGGGTTAACCGTCATGTGTGAATCATTTTCAAGTTCATGATCGAGCTTGAGGCTACCCATATTGATTGTTTTGAGTAgcttttttgcaaaattaaaagttgctctatgaaaaataaaggagaaaaatCTATGCAGAATCTAAGTTTGCGCTGGTTGAGTGAGATATGATCAATGGCAAGAAGGGCttataaagaaaagagaaaggcaattaattcatttgaaaaaaagaaatgctgAAGTTGCTATCATACATATTTATTGCAACCTAGCTAACAACATACATACACTTGACAACATACATCTCACtcgattttttcttttttggtaagttTACACATGCACCAATGGGGATTGCAGTGTCATGCGCCAAGGAGCTAGTCAGGCCCTTAGCTTGCACGTGTCCACTCTAAACTTTGTTTTCCCTCCTCGAGAAGTGGTAAAGAAGATGGGAAAACAAAGAGCTCAGTGTTGAGCAAAAGAAGACAACACGTGAACAaacttttatttgaaaatattgagtTGACAGTACACTtccttctcccaaaaaaaaagagttgacaGTACACTTCACAAGTCACACTAGCCTAGTCGGCAACcacttatttttataagataCAATCAGTCACCAAAATACACTTGCTTCACTCTACCTACTTCACACTACTTCACACTTCACAAATGGGAACCAAAAAAGACTTTGCAGAGAACAATTGAGTTGATAGTAcacttctcccaaaaaaaaagaaaaaaaaagaaaaagttgacaGTACACTTCACAAGTCACACTAGCTTAGTCGGCAACCACTTACTTTTATAAGATACACTCAGTCACCAATATACACTTTGCTTCACTCCACATACTTCACACTTTACAAATGGGAACCAAAAAAGACTTTGCagagaacaaacaaaagaagagagtccATGCCATGTGAGTGGTCTGGTGAGGAGCAAAAGAAAGCACTTGCAACGAAAGAAGAGTCCATGCCGTGTCTCACGTCCTAACCATCAGATCTGACTAATATCAGTTTTTTTGATTGGTTCTTTAGGTTTGAGTTATAAATtaagtcttatagactcgatttTCAGGTGAACGTCACATGGAAATGGGCGAAGACAGAACATGAAAACcaagtctataagactcgatttataagccctaaattgagttttagaaactcaaaatgttattaaaaaatatagtttcaaAACCATGTCTACTAATTATATAATTGGAAAAATGGAgttaatttccaattttggccGTTTGAGTTGCCATACCAAACGGGGCCTAAATGTTCATAAGTTCTATTGAAACCATATTCAAAGTCtatgatatttaaaataataaaagtttctCCTTTTCCActtctaaatgaaaaataaaatgagtatCAGAGACAAATCTAGGATTTCAAGTTGGGGGGCCAGAGGTaagcggaaaaaaaaaaaaaaatcaaatacacatCCATATAGtcagtggcggagccaggaaATTTTCTTACGAGGCAAGTTAGTTATGCCTACATTGTGTTAATGGGTTAAGCCTACATTAGTTCAGCTTACATTAgctcaaaatgcaaaaaactcAAGTTAATTTGGCCCAAATTGTggccaaaaataaattattttatttcataaactAACTTTAAGTAAACTTGTACCTACATTTTTTTCACTGTACTAAATTCTTTGTACATAGGTTTGAACTTACCATTTTACATTTTAGAGCTTTTCTAAGGAGTTATATCTAATGTTTCAGCATTTAggataaaaattgattaataggTACGAAATTTTGAAGatttatacaatattttttgttaaaaaaaaagtgtgaacaATGAAGTGCAAACTACTATTTGGAGTGCAATTAGatcaaatcaaacaattaaaaaattatttgtccTCCTACTATTATCAGATATAAATAGATAACCTAATATTCTAATATAAAccacattatattattattattattattattaattgtagTGCACTGTGTGAGGAACATTAAGAGCCtgtttggtatatgtgtttaaaaactgaaaattgttgtttaaaaacttttgtggaaatacgtgtgagtgaaaaaagtgtatgaaaatacgtaaaatgttgtttaaaaaatgaaaattattgtttagaAACACTCACCAAACATCCCCTAAATCATCGAAACAAAACTAATATatcttattataataaaaaaatataaagaaagataaaagtaTTATATGTGAAATGCTATACAGCTGTACAACACTTCATTACTCAGTTTAGAAGCTTACTAGTCGGTCAAAGTGAACCGCTTCCCAACGAGAAAGTATACATGTCTTAGcctttgttttggtattttttatctaataaatgagtgataaattaatcatttattagCGTAGTGTGATGTGTTTTTTTAAACAAGTATCACTTATTTATTggatagaaaatactaaaacaaaTGGCGAGTTGATATTATCAAAACATGGTATACTTTCTTTTTCGCTATAGTGTTGAGCAGCTATTAACGAATATAACAGCAGTGTTGAGCAAACAAACGACAGAGCGgcaagagagaaagaggtgTACTAGTGTTGCCGCCGAGGAGTGGCGTTACAGACTCCCATCAAGAACACTAGCAGCGTGGTTAACTGGCCGTGGCAAGTGGCGCAATTGTGACAGTACACAgtaacctaatttttttttttttttttgagtttatatatattgcaaATTTGGAATTTATAAAAGGTGAATGAGGGGTTTTGGAGGAATGTGGGCTAATTATTGGGCCAGATGGTGGTGGTGTGAGCAGCGGCGTGAATCTCTTTAAGAGTctatttggatagaacttatctatatatatatatataaaaccgaagcttttgaagcttccacaattttccacgtcagcgtaatattaaaaaaataataataataaaactttttttaaaacccaaccCGATGCTCTGCGTTCtcccactattttatttttcgttttattttaggttttataccCACTCCAGAAAGACCAAATACCCTACCCTTTCTTCTTTGCCgttctctctgcctctctcagtTGATGCTCTGCGTtctcccactcttttatttttccttttattttaggttttataccCACTCCAGAGAGACCAAATACCCTTTCTTCTTTGCCgttctctctgcctctctcagtTGATGCTCTGCTGCCTCTCTCAGTTGATGCTCTGCGTtctcccactcttttatttttccttttattttaggttttataccCACTCCAGAGAGACCAAATACCCTTTCTTCTTTGCCgttctctctgcctctctcagtTCTCAAAATCCCTAAATCATAGCCCATGGGCACTCTCTCACTCCTTCAGTGGCAAAAAGTGCCAGCCTCCGGCCACCGTCATATATCGCCAGAGCTAAGTGCAGGTATTTTTAAACAAGAAAATTGGTGttgtatatgatttaattttcGTTATCTTAGATTTAGGTACTTggatttggtttgattttctttaatttaagtATTTGGAtaattggttttgattaaggttGAACCCGTGCA
This genomic window contains:
- the LOC115968103 gene encoding tyrosine/DOPA decarboxylase 2-like, encoding MGSLKLDHELENDSHMTVNPLDLEEFRRQGHMLIDFIADYYQNIESYKVLSQVEPGYLKKLLPESAPYYPESIETIIQDVQKYIIPGITHWQSPNYFAYFPSSGSTAGFLGEILSTGFNVVGFNWMSSPAATELECIVMDWLGEMLMLPKSFLFKGNGGGVLQGNTCEAILCTLAAARDQMLNRCGSEKLEKLVVYGSDQTHSALQKAAQIAGIHTKNFRAIKTTKSNSFGLCPNSLRDAVHADVEAGLVPLFLCATVGTTSTNAIDPIGPLCEVAKDFNIWVHVDAAYAGSACICPESRHFINGIEGANSFTLNAHKWFLTTLDCCCLWVKDPSALIKSLSTNPEFLRNKATDSKLVVDYKDWQITLSRRFRAMKLWLVLRSYGVANLRNFLRSHVKMAKLFEELVRNDNRFEVMAPRNFALVCFRVLPWPNDISVANHVEPVNELNKKLLESINESGNVYMSSTVVDGAYIIRCAIGATLTEERHVIRAWKVIQEHADALLSKN